The stretch of DNA AGGCAGAGTCAGAGGCGGCCTGAACCCCGCCGAAAGGATTTTTCCGGCGCAGTAATCACCCGCGCGGTGTGTACTGGACCAGCGGATTTCGACATGCTAACGAGGTGAATTGGCACTGATGCCTAGTGTAGCTTATCATTATGACTACATTCATTAGTTGCATTTCCATCATCGCCAAAAACCCCGCTTTTGGGACAGGCTCTAGCTAGCCCTCGTTTACCGACGCCGGAAAAACCTGTTTGTCCAGGCTTCGCCCCCACAAGGCAGCACCCTCCCATCGGGCAACAAGGTCGCCGCGGAACACGCCTGCGCCGCGGTCATGGGGCTGTTGGCGAGAAAAGATGTCTGGAATATGTGTTCATCTCGCTGCCAATCTGATGGGCGTTGCTCCGCTGACCTGCGGAACAATCCCGTTTTTTCTCTCCAGGCCCATACAAAACCGATTCAGGCCGGTGTCTATTGAAGCGAAGATATAGAGAATCCATGCAACTACGAAATCAAAGCCCCAAATTGTTCAGTGGAAGCTCGCGTTTGGTCTGGGTCATTGTGATTGGGTGCCTTCTGACTGTCCTCATTGCAGTTCTTTTGCCCGCCTCGCATATTGTCGAAGGCCATTCGGATTCTGCCAATTTAAATGCGCATTCAATGCCGCACGAGGGCTTCCGGGCCGAGGGCGCGGAGGGCGGTGGCCCTTCGGTGCTCAAGTCGCCTTCCACCGCAGAGGAAGTTGTCGCCGCCAAACTCAGCCAGTTCGCCCATTACCGGCACAGAGTTGTCAAAGCGATGGCCAGACATTTCAAAATCCAAATCCCTGCCGATGTGGAAGCCTTCTTTGGGGCTGCCGAGGCGGGGAACTGGGATGAGATTAAGGCACGCTTCAAGGCACTCTCTGAGCGCCATGACGCCGTGCCTAGGTCGCACGACCTCGATGTAGTCTGGCATGCAATCCTGGAAACCTACGGAGCCGCTGAGCAGGGCCACATGTGGCCCGCGCAGAAGCTGCTGGATTACGGCAACGCGATCCTTGGCTCGCTTCATCCTGGAATGATTTACGTCGGAGGGACTGACCCGGGCTGTTTCATCCCCACTTTCCTCAACGACACCAGCGACGGCGAGCGCCACATTACGCTTACACAAAACGCCCTGGCCGACGATACCTACCTGAATTACTTGAGTTTCATGTATGGAGACCGGCTCAATACCCTCACCCAGGATGACCGCAACCTGGCATTCCGGAATTATGTCGCCGATTTCCAAAAGCGCCAGGCGCATGACCAACAGTTCCCGGACGAACCCAAACAACTACTGCCCGGCGAAGAGATTCGAAGCGCGGATGGAACCCTCACGCCATACGGTGCCCTCTCTGTGATGGCGGTGAACGAATCCCTGTTTCAATCGTTGCTACAAAAGAACTCCGATGCCTCTTTCGCATTGGAGGAGTCCTTTCCATTCAAGTCCACCTACGCCAGCGCCAGCACCCTTGGTCCCATCATGGAATTGAGAGTTCAGGGCCAACAGGACGCCCTCAGCCAGAACCGTGTCGATCAGTCCTTGGAATATTGGCAGCAGACCGCTCAGGAGCTTCTTTCCCAACCCGACACTTCTGAGGATGGTGCCGTCAGCAGGACCTTCTCCAAAATGGCCACGGCGCAGGCGAACCTGTTCCGAGACCGCAACTACCCTGCGCAAGCGGAGGAAACCTTCCAACTGGCCACTCAAATCTGCCCCTACAATCCCGAGGCGGTCCTCGGTTACATCAACCTGCTCCTGTCACAGGGGAGGTTTCAAGACGCGGCTGTGGTGGCGCAAAACGCGGTGCAAGCTGCCCCGGAAAATACCCAGTTCCGCGCCTTGCTCCAGGCGCTGAATAACAAGGCGAAGACTAATTGGGTAGCGAGGAAACCGGCGTTTGAGGCTGTTGACGATTGGTGTGGTTATCTTTCCAATTGCGCGATTGAATTTCACTGCCCGAGGGAGAGTCATCCAGATAGGGCCTGGGAACCCGCCCCTGTTACCTAAAGCGGTTTTGGAGCGGGCAGCGCAATGAGGTTTGCCCAACGTGAGGCCAGGGCCAAAACGCCCACACGCGAGCAACGAAACAGCTTGGAAAACAAAAAAGCCGTTCCGCATCGCACGGAACGGCATTATTCAGCCAGGCATGAACTTTCAGGCTAGGCCGTAAAGGATTTGCCACAGCCGCAACTCTGGCGCGCATTGGGATTGGAAATCTTAAAGCCGCCGGCACTCAGGCTGTCGCTGAAATCCACCACCGCCCCGCGGATATACTGCGCGCTGAACGGGTCCACCAGAACGCTCACGCCGTGCATTTCCATAGCGAAATCGTCAGCGCGTTTCTCATCGAACGTCATCGAGTATTGCATTCCGGAGCACCCCCCCTGCTCGACGTACACCCGAAGCAGTTTTCCGCTGTTCTCTGGCTTTTGAAGCAGCGAACGCACTTCCTCAGCGGCCGCAGGCGTCAACTGCACGGCCGATTCGGAAGCAATGGTCTCATTCATAAGCTCTCTGAAACAAACCCTAAGCCGCATCCACAGCGATGTCAATAATTGCAGCGGTGGTTTGGGACATATGTTCGCGTCCGAGCGCTGAAGGCGCGATTCATCAGAAGATGAGGGAGAAGCATTGCCAGATTAGAGATGCAGTTCATGCTACGGACTCCCTCAGTAGCGGTTTTGAAATGAATAGCTCCCGCTAAGCGTTCAGGGGCGCCGCCGCTACTGGGCCAGGCGTTGCCGGCGCAACGACCACTTCGATACCTCGCGCGCGCAGACCGTCGATGAGGTCCATCGGGGCCCGCGCATCCGTCACGATCGTGTTCACAGAATCCAAATCACATAATGGCAGCACCGATTTGCGGCCAAACTTCGTATGATCAAAACAAAAAATCACTTTTTGCGCCGCCTGTATCATCGCCCGCTGAATCTCGATGAGCAGGCCGTGCGAATTGGTAATGCCGTCGAGCGATACACCGCCCGCGCTCATGATCGCCACGTCGGCGTGCATCCGCAAAAAGGCATCTACCGCCAGCGGCCCCACCAAAACGCCGAGCCGGGGGTAAATAACCCCGCCGGAAACAATCACCTCCAGACGGTTCGCTGACGCAAAATGGTTCGCCACTGGAAGCGAATTGGTAATTATCTGCGGCGCCTTGGCCTCCAGATAACGTGCGGTGTGATAAACCGTTGTTCCTGCGTCTATGATGATGCTCTGGTTGGGCTGGATCAGCTCCGCACACGCGCGCCCAATCGTCTCTTTCTCGGCCAAATGATGCGTATCCCGCGCAGTAAACAGGAATTCATCCGACCGGGGAGCTACCAAACGGGCACCTCCGTGCGTTCGGCGTAATGACCCTGACGTTTCCAAGGACGAAAGGTCCCGGCGAACTGTGGAAATGGACGCATGAACCTGGTCTGCAATCTCTTCTAAGGACGCAAACTCAACCTTTTGCAGGTATTCCGCAATTCGCTCTTTGCGCTGTTCTGACTGCATCTGACAGGATCATGGCAGAATATGGAATATTTTGCAATATATTTGTTGACTTAGTTCAGAATACGACGTAAAACATTCACAAATGGTCGCTTCTGCACCATCTACTTTGCACAGGGCCGTGGTTGAGCACATGGTCCGTCAGGCCGTGTATCAGCGGCTAGGCAAGCCGTTGCCTTCACGGGCGGCAGCACCCAATCCGTTGGTCGTGAATGTCAGCGCGCGCCATTGCCATCTCACTCCGGAGGCTGTCGAGGTTCTTTTTGGAAAGGGCCACCAACTGACTCCGCACAAGTGGCTTTATCAGGACGGCCAATTTGCGGCGAAAGAAACGCTCACTTTGATAGGTCCACGCAGCCGGGTCATCTCCAACCTCCGCATCCTGGGGCCGTGCCGGAATTTCAACCAGGTTGAATTGGCATATACAGATGGCATCGCGTTGGGATTCGAGCTGCCGTTGCGCATTTCCGGCGACATCAAAGGGACGCTGGGCAGCATGCTGATGGGGCCGGCTGGATTTTTTGAGATGCAGGAGGGCGTTATCCGGGCGCTGCGTCATGTGCATATGTCGCCGGAAGACGCGAACTATTATGAGGTCAAACCCGGCGCTGAAATGCGGCTCAGAATTGGGGGCCCTTGCGGGTTAATTTTGGATAAGCTCCTGGTCCGCGTGGATAAGAGCTTCAAACTGGAAGTCCATATAGACACCGATGAAGGCAATGCCTGCAACCTGCAGCCTGAAACCCCCTGTGAACTGATGGAAGCATAACCCTTTATCCGCTTTCTCCACATTTACCCATCCACTCCATTATCAATGAATTAACTATATGAGCGAAGCATTAGGCATGATAGAAACCAAAGGCTACGTCGGCAGCGTCGAGGCCAGTGACGCGATGGTCAAGGCCGCCAACGTGAATCTGATCAAAACCATACCAATCGGCGGCGGCTTAATCACCGTGCTGTGCCGGGGTGATGTGGGTAGCGTCAAAGCTGCCGTCGATGCAGGGTCCAAAGCGGCAGCGAAAGTCGGCGAACTGGCGAGCTCGCATATCCTGGCGCGGCCACACGAGGATTTGCTGAGGTCTTTCCTGGGCGAAGCCGCCAACGCGAAGCCCAAATGAGGTTCGACCGGGCACAACCAACGATTCACAAACCAAAATTCTTATGAGTCAACAAGCAATCGGAATGATCGAATGCAAAGGCTTATGCCCTTTGCTGGAGGCCTGCGATGCCGCTCTCAAATCCGCCAACGTCACCCTCGTGGGCTGGGAGAAAATCGGCAGCGGGTACGTCACCGGCTTTTTCCGGGGGGATGTCGCTGCCGTGAAAGCCGCAACCGACGCGGGCGCGGCTGCAGCGGCGCAAGTCGGCCAGGTCATCAGCGTGCAGGTCATCCCGCGCCCGCATGAAGGGCTATCCGTCCTGGGCCGGTGGCTGCAATAGGCAGGCCGCAGACACCCTCGGGATACCCAAGCGCATGAAATCCATGCCTTACGTCTCCTACAAAGGTTTGGAACTGACCTTTTCATTCGCCCTCCGATGAAAATACTTGTCGCCAATTTGGGCTCGACCTCGTTGAAGTGGCGGCTGTTCGATTTCACAAGCGGCCAGGAACAGCTTCTGCACAAAGGCGGCTTCGAACGGGTAGCCGATCACGCCAAGGCAATCGGCGATTGCCTCGTCCAACTAAAGGACGCCGACGCCATCCAGAGCGACACCGACCTTGCGGCCGTGGGTTTTAAAACGATAATGGCTCGAGGCGTCAACGGCTGTGTGCGACTCGATGAAAGAGTCCTCAAGGCGATGGAGGCCTTCAACGGAATCGCTCCCGCGCATAATCCGCCCTACATAACAGGAATCCGGCTGTTCGCGCAGAGAATGCCGTCTGTGCCGCTGGTGGGGTTGTTTGAAACCGCCTTTTATCAGTGGATGCCGCCCGCGGCAGTTCGCTATGCGGTCCCGGAAGAATGGCACAACCTGGGCGTTCGGCGCTGGGGCTTTCACGGGGCCAGTCATAAGTATATTGCCGAACGCTCCGCCGAACTGCTGGGCCGCGAGGATGTCGCCAAACGGGTGCGACAATTGTATGTCAATGTCGCCGCAACGCCTGTGAGCCAGCCTGACCTGCGTATCATCTCTTGTCATTTGGGCGGCAGCTCGTCCATAACCGGCATCCTCAATGGCCTGGCCATTGGAACCAGTATGGGCCTGAGCCCCCAATCCGGTTTGCCGCAGAATAACCGGGTCGGTGACCTGGATTCATTCGCGCTGCCATTCCTGATGCGCACCGCCGGGCTGACGCTCGACGACGCCGAAACCATTCTCTGCCAGAATTCGGGCCTCAAAGCCCTCTCGGGCGGTCTGAATGATATACGTGACATCCTACAGGCCGCAGCGGGAGGCAATGCCCGCGCTCAACTGGCCCTGGAAGTGTTCGTACAGCAGACCCGCCACTGGATTGGCTCATTCCTGGCACAACTAAACGGCGCGGATGCCCTGGTCTTCACGGCGGGCATCGGCGAGAACCGGGCCGAGCTTCGCAAATCGATTTGCTCAAATCTCGATCAGTTGGGGGTCCTGCTGGATGAGGAAAAAAATGATTCGACACGGGCAAAGGAAGCGCTGATTAGCACCCCGGATTCACCGGTGAAGGTCCTGGTCATCCCCACCAACGAGGAACTGGTTGTGGCGCGCGAAGTGAAGCGCTTTTTGGAAAAAATGCAGGCCGAGCAGCAGCGGAACGCCGCCCAGCCCAGGCGGCCTCGCGATTATACTGACAAGTTCAAAATCACCACTCTCAAAACAAAACTAACAAAGCATTAACTTATGGCACATCAAGCAATAGGACTTATTGAAACCCGCGGGTTGGTGGCCCTGGTGGAAGGCACCGACGCAATGCTCAAGGCGGCAAACGTCGAGTTGGCGGGGCCCATGACACAAGTCGGCAACGCCCTGGTCACCGCCGTCGTTGTGGGCGACGTGGCCGCTGTCAAAGCGGCCACTGATGCCGGCGCCCAGGCCATCAAGGCCATCAAAGGCGAGCTGGTCAGCGTCCACGTCATCGCCCGGCCTCACGCGGATGTGGAAGCCGTGCTGCCCAAAAAGCCGGTAGCCAAGCAATAATCCACCAACCTGACCTATGTTTCTGGCCCGGGTTGAAGGCGCGGTGGTCGCCACAAAAAAGGACCCCTCCATGAGCGGACGCAAGTTGCTCCTGGTCCGGCCCCAATTGGTCGATGAAAAAGACCCAACTCAGTTTCGTCCCGGTATGAATACCATCGTGGCGGTGGATACACTGGGGGCGGGGATTGGGGAGTTGGTGATGTTTTGCCAGGGCAGCTCTGCCCGCCTGGCGTCAAGCCTGAAGGATGCCCCCGTCGATGCGGTCATTATCGGCATTGTCGATACCGTCGATGTCCTGGGAAAGCAAATCTATAACGCAAAGACATGAGCGCCGTGAACGAAGCTTTGATTCGGGATGTGGTAGCCGAAGTGCTGGGGCGCCTGGGCCAGGCCCCCGGCAAAAATGGAACCTCTGCTCCCGTCCCACCCAGCGAGCCTTGCGGTTGCTCTCATCCTGCGCAACCCAGCGCCGCCAGTTCGGGCGGGGGCCGGCATGGGGTATTTCAAAATGCAGAAGCCGCCTGCGCCGCCGCTCAGCAGGCCTTTGTGCAGTTGAAACAAAAGGGGGTCGCTGCCCGGGCGAAAGTTGTTGAAATAGTCAAAACACTGGCGGAGTCCAATGCCGTCGAGTGGGGAAAACTTGAATTGGATGAGACGAAAATCGGGCGGCTGGATCACAAGATCGAAAAGCTGAAGATTATCAAATTAGTGCCTGGCGTCGAGTGGCTGCACCCGGACGGACGCAGCGGCGATCACGGCATCACGCTGGAAGAATACACGCCCTTCGGCGTGGTGGCGGCCATTACGCCCTCGACTCATTCGGTCCCCACTTTGAGCGGCAATATCGTCAATATTGTTGCTGCGGGTAATAGCGTCGTGTTCAACCCTCACCCATCCGCAGCCCGATGCGCCGCCGTCGCAGTCGCTGAATTCAACAAGGCTTTCGAACGCGAGGTCGGCATCGAGAATTTGGTCACAATAATCGAGCATCCCACCATCGAATCGTTCAAAGCTATCTGCAGTCACGACGCCGTCCGGCTTCTCTGTGTGACCGGCGGGCCGGGGGTGGTCAAGGCCGCGATGCAAACCGGCAAACGCGCCATCTGCGCCGGGCCAGGCAACCCGCCTGTCGTGGTCGATGACACCGCTTGCATGAAACGCGCCGCCAAGTCGATTATCGCCGGCGCCGCCTATGATAACAACCTGCTCTGCATCGGGGAGAAGGAGGTCTTTGTGCTGGGTAGCGTGGCGGACGAGTTGATGGAGGAAATGGAAAAAGCGGGCGCCGTTCGGCTTAACGCCGGCCAGGTCGAACGCCTCACAAAGGAAGCGTTCGCTTTTAAGGAAGGCCAGGGCGCAGGGTGCCCTGAACCGATGGTCAACAAAGCCCTCATCGGCAAAGATGCCCGAGTGCTGGCCAAAGCCGCCGGCGCAACCGTGCCAGATAAAAGCGAGCTGTTGTTTGGCGAAACGGACAGGGACCACCTCTTTGTCAGAGAGGAACAGATGATGCCCTTCATCCCGATTGTGCGGGTCAGCTCAGTCGAAGAGGGAATCCAGGCGGCTGTGGCAGCCGAGCACAATTACAAACACACCTCGATCATTCACTCACACAATGTGGAACACATGACCGCGATGGCCCGGGCTCTGGACACGACTCTGTTTATCAAAAACGGCCCGTGCATGGCGGGCCTCGGCCTCGGCGGTGAGGGCTATCTGAGTTATTCCATCGCGACACCGACTGGCGAAGGAGTGACCAACCCAAAGACCTTTTGCCGGGTGCGCCGCTGTGTGATGGTCGATAACCTGCGCATTTACTGAGTATGGTCCTCGCTCGCGTTGAAGGCAATGTTGTGGCCACCCGCAAGCATCCCGGCTTCGAAGGGTGGCGGCTGGTGATTTGTCAGCCCATCAACCAGGCAGGGGTTGCCGAGGGCGCGCCGCAGGTCTCTATCGACCCCCACGGCGCCGGGCTGCACCAGCGTGTGATTATTTCCTCCGATGGCGCAGCCGCCCGCGTCCTGGTTGGCGACGACAAAAGCCCCGCCCGCTGGTCGGTCATTGCCATCGTCGATGAGCAGCAACCCGGATGAAGTTCGATGAGACTTGGCAACGTCATTGGCCGCGTAACACTGAGCGCCACCCTCCCCTCTCTCACCGGAGCCCGCTGGTTGGTCGTCTCTCCATTTGCTCGCGAGCAATTCTCGAAGGGCTTGGCCACATCCGCCACCCTCAGCAAAGAACCCAGCCTGATTGTCTATGATAACCTGGGCGGCGGAGTCGGCCAGCCAATCGGC from Verrucomicrobiia bacterium encodes:
- a CDS encoding EutN/CcmL family microcompartment protein; amino-acid sequence: MVLARVEGNVVATRKHPGFEGWRLVICQPINQAGVAEGAPQVSIDPHGAGLHQRVIISSDGAAARVLVGDDKSPARWSVIAIVDEQQPG
- a CDS encoding BMC domain-containing protein — its product is MAHQAIGLIETRGLVALVEGTDAMLKAANVELAGPMTQVGNALVTAVVVGDVAAVKAATDAGAQAIKAIKGELVSVHVIARPHADVEAVLPKKPVAKQ
- a CDS encoding BMC domain-containing protein is translated as MSEALGMIETKGYVGSVEASDAMVKAANVNLIKTIPIGGGLITVLCRGDVGSVKAAVDAGSKAAAKVGELASSHILARPHEDLLRSFLGEAANAKPK
- a CDS encoding phosphate propanoyltransferase; the protein is MVASAPSTLHRAVVEHMVRQAVYQRLGKPLPSRAAAPNPLVVNVSARHCHLTPEAVEVLFGKGHQLTPHKWLYQDGQFAAKETLTLIGPRSRVISNLRILGPCRNFNQVELAYTDGIALGFELPLRISGDIKGTLGSMLMGPAGFFEMQEGVIRALRHVHMSPEDANYYEVKPGAEMRLRIGGPCGLILDKLLVRVDKSFKLEVHIDTDEGNACNLQPETPCELMEA
- a CDS encoding EutN/CcmL family microcompartment protein, translating into MFLARVEGAVVATKKDPSMSGRKLLLVRPQLVDEKDPTQFRPGMNTIVAVDTLGAGIGELVMFCQGSSARLASSLKDAPVDAVIIGIVDTVDVLGKQIYNAKT
- a CDS encoding EutN/CcmL family microcompartment protein, yielding MRLGNVIGRVTLSATLPSLTGARWLVVSPFAREQFSKGLATSATLSKEPSLIVYDNLGGGVGQPIGFEEGREAACPFDGPTPIDAINVALIDELFYKPLNP
- a CDS encoding tetratricopeptide repeat protein yields the protein MQLRNQSPKLFSGSSRLVWVIVIGCLLTVLIAVLLPASHIVEGHSDSANLNAHSMPHEGFRAEGAEGGGPSVLKSPSTAEEVVAAKLSQFAHYRHRVVKAMARHFKIQIPADVEAFFGAAEAGNWDEIKARFKALSERHDAVPRSHDLDVVWHAILETYGAAEQGHMWPAQKLLDYGNAILGSLHPGMIYVGGTDPGCFIPTFLNDTSDGERHITLTQNALADDTYLNYLSFMYGDRLNTLTQDDRNLAFRNYVADFQKRQAHDQQFPDEPKQLLPGEEIRSADGTLTPYGALSVMAVNESLFQSLLQKNSDASFALEESFPFKSTYASASTLGPIMELRVQGQQDALSQNRVDQSLEYWQQTAQELLSQPDTSEDGAVSRTFSKMATAQANLFRDRNYPAQAEETFQLATQICPYNPEAVLGYINLLLSQGRFQDAAVVAQNAVQAAPENTQFRALLQALNNKAKTNWVARKPAFEAVDDWCGYLSNCAIEFHCPRESHPDRAWEPAPVT
- a CDS encoding acetate kinase, whose product is MKILVANLGSTSLKWRLFDFTSGQEQLLHKGGFERVADHAKAIGDCLVQLKDADAIQSDTDLAAVGFKTIMARGVNGCVRLDERVLKAMEAFNGIAPAHNPPYITGIRLFAQRMPSVPLVGLFETAFYQWMPPAAVRYAVPEEWHNLGVRRWGFHGASHKYIAERSAELLGREDVAKRVRQLYVNVAATPVSQPDLRIISCHLGGSSSITGILNGLAIGTSMGLSPQSGLPQNNRVGDLDSFALPFLMRTAGLTLDDAETILCQNSGLKALSGGLNDIRDILQAAAGGNARAQLALEVFVQQTRHWIGSFLAQLNGADALVFTAGIGENRAELRKSICSNLDQLGVLLDEEKNDSTRAKEALISTPDSPVKVLVIPTNEELVVAREVKRFLEKMQAEQQRNAAQPRRPRDYTDKFKITTLKTKLTKH
- a CDS encoding DeoR/GlpR family DNA-binding transcription regulator, translating into MQSEQRKERIAEYLQKVEFASLEEIADQVHASISTVRRDLSSLETSGSLRRTHGGARLVAPRSDEFLFTARDTHHLAEKETIGRACAELIQPNQSIIIDAGTTVYHTARYLEAKAPQIITNSLPVANHFASANRLEVIVSGGVIYPRLGVLVGPLAVDAFLRMHADVAIMSAGGVSLDGITNSHGLLIEIQRAMIQAAQKVIFCFDHTKFGRKSVLPLCDLDSVNTIVTDARAPMDLIDGLRARGIEVVVAPATPGPVAAAPLNA
- the erpA gene encoding iron-sulfur cluster insertion protein ErpA; amino-acid sequence: MNETIASESAVQLTPAAAEEVRSLLQKPENSGKLLRVYVEQGGCSGMQYSMTFDEKRADDFAMEMHGVSVLVDPFSAQYIRGAVVDFSDSLSAGGFKISNPNARQSCGCGKSFTA
- a CDS encoding BMC domain-containing protein, which codes for MSQQAIGMIECKGLCPLLEACDAALKSANVTLVGWEKIGSGYVTGFFRGDVAAVKAATDAGAAAAAQVGQVISVQVIPRPHEGLSVLGRWLQ
- a CDS encoding aldehyde dehydrogenase, whose translation is MSAVNEALIRDVVAEVLGRLGQAPGKNGTSAPVPPSEPCGCSHPAQPSAASSGGGRHGVFQNAEAACAAAQQAFVQLKQKGVAARAKVVEIVKTLAESNAVEWGKLELDETKIGRLDHKIEKLKIIKLVPGVEWLHPDGRSGDHGITLEEYTPFGVVAAITPSTHSVPTLSGNIVNIVAAGNSVVFNPHPSAARCAAVAVAEFNKAFEREVGIENLVTIIEHPTIESFKAICSHDAVRLLCVTGGPGVVKAAMQTGKRAICAGPGNPPVVVDDTACMKRAAKSIIAGAAYDNNLLCIGEKEVFVLGSVADELMEEMEKAGAVRLNAGQVERLTKEAFAFKEGQGAGCPEPMVNKALIGKDARVLAKAAGATVPDKSELLFGETDRDHLFVREEQMMPFIPIVRVSSVEEGIQAAVAAEHNYKHTSIIHSHNVEHMTAMARALDTTLFIKNGPCMAGLGLGGEGYLSYSIATPTGEGVTNPKTFCRVRRCVMVDNLRIY